DNA sequence from the Gouania willdenowi chromosome 21, fGouWil2.1, whole genome shotgun sequence genome:
aattattattttcatatcaacacaaagcagaacactttagttCCAAATAATTgaatttggaataactaattccaaatgaaaaaacatgtaaccatggccattgAACTCCTTTAAAACAAAGTTATTTGTATAATGCTAAACCCCATGGGTAGTTAATGTGAGAGCTGCTTTTACATTTCTTCATTGAAattctctttttatttcaaaaggcaaatttaaatcaagtacaTTATTTACACTCTTAGTCATTCAAAGATGGAAAGGATGGATCCCTACTGGCCTTCTGGGGTTATATTTTACCTATAACAAAATATTCCAGTAGAGACCAATAAAAAACCAGAACAGAATTGTGTAGTGGAAGGTGGAAGatgcatgtgcgtgtgcgtgtgtgtgtgtgaccttgaGTTGCCATTCTGTtgcctcctcttctttcttccTCTTTGCATCCTCGAGCAGAGCGATTTTGGCGGTAAACTCTGCTAACTCAGCAGCCTGGTCAGAGACAGAAGATGTTGCCAAATTAAGCTCAACGTGTTTCTGAACCAATCAGAAAGAATTGGGTGTGCTTGACAGAACTTAATGTGAGACTGTTACCAGCTGCTCTTGGTTCTTCATCTGGTCTGCGGCCTGTTGAGCAAGCGCTGCTTTGGCCTCCTCcgctgcctgcctctctctctccagCCGCTCTGCTTCCTCCTTCGCTCGCTTCCTTTCCTGCTCCAATTCCAGCGCCTTCCTGGTCTGCTCCTCCAGCTCTGCAGTCACATGATCACAACACACAATTTAACTTGTATGATTATAAAATTCAGAAGCTAATCTAAATGACCAGTGGCATCAGCACATCAATATGAATATATAAGATACTTCTGACAAGACAAATCTATGTCAACTTGTTCACATTGGGTCAGAAgtttaataattaatgtttgtCTGTTTAATTGCAACAGAATGTACAAGACAAGTAACGGGTCAGAAGTTACATTTCTATctccttaaagctgcaatatgtcactttttttgccataaTTTGGTCAagaatccataatcatctttgagcataatgtaatcaaagtgttctgagtggacagtgaatctcatctccatctcctggctctgtaaaatgACATAAATCCAGGAACATGACACTTCAAGTATCTGGATgtaagccaatcagagatcttctacaaacacgtgtgctccatgagctgttttgagtgttactattggctgctcatcTGAAGTCAGACGAATTCAGGCACCCTCGGTAGTAAAAGTGTccaagcagaagtctccataacAACGTTAGACACAAAAGTTATACAACAAATCAAAGGGAAAAAGGCAGACTAAGGTGGataagcaacagtttaaagccacaaacactgaggaggaacggaTCTCTTTCGTTGTGCGTCCTTGCGGACCTCCgtgactgcacacacacacacacacacactggtgtcaggGTGAGAGTGAGAATAGTTGGGATGAATTGCGTGTAAACCaaaaaaggcaaggcaaatttatttgtatagcgcatttcatactcaaggcaactcaatgtgctttacatgataaaacattcaatagtttaaaatcaataagaacatttaaaatcatcaacaaacacatgacaaaatctctctctcaatcatatgcagtagaggaaaaaaagtgcctttaactttgatttgaaaatgttcacattagatgctgatttcagctctgctggcagtttgttccacttcttttcaacataacaactaaacgcagcatcaccatgtttactgtgaactctgggctccactatctaacctgtgtccatagatctgagagacctgctgggttcatacctgactaacatctcattgatggattctggaccaaacccattcacagatttatacactagcagcagaactttaaagtctattctgaggctgactgggagccagtgtaaagactttaaaactggactaatctGACCTCTTTCTTCTGGTTAAGCTTATTGTGAAGGTGAAATAATTTTATagtctggatgcggagtgaTGGTTAACAGTCTGCTCAGAGCGTCAAGCAGCTGGGCTCACAGCCGCCTGTGTGAGCTCTAGCAGGGACgagcagctgctgctcaggacagtaactacagggTGATACGTGTATTCAtattagagtctctaaaacaccaggaaattatccaataacacaaaataaagtccaCACACTTGTCACTATGTCTATATTGAGCATCACAAAAGACACCAgtaagggaggttgagtttcaatttcggtttcaaaacggagcggagAGAGATTCTACATACCGCAGCTTTATTTGACACAGAActattatttatattcattcaCACGTCATAATGCATCAAaggatatgttaaggtttcatttaaacAGACAACTttttctcctgacatgtttcgactgccaactgtcagtcttcctcagaggtatcTACTGATTGCCTTGATGTATCCTCGTGAGTTCTTTCTGGGTGTGGTCAACTCAGGCTGGCGACGCTCCCTGTCGCCCGATGAAGAGAGTACCAAATGTGAGAGAGTAAGAATGTTCCCTGATCCCTGTTGATGtgaaagctccgcctcctgctctTGATGGCTTCTTTGATCCAtcgtttgtgtttgtttccttctgTGCAAACTACCGGTATTGTTGCGTTGTCCCAATCCATGATGTGATTTTCTGTTCTGCTGTGCCTTTTCTTTCCACATCCTTGTGAGTCTTCCTGCTGTCTCTCTTTCACACTTCCTCCAATTCCtccaatgtttgtttttccttgTAATAAACCTTCTTCCTGTTAACATGAATCTGCAATATCAGATCACTGCAGCCGGAGAGAACTCTCAAGTTGGCCAGgcccagaaataactcataaggacacatcaaagcatatgtcaggagatcaaagtacatttaaaagtacatttcctgaaaaaagttgtctgaataaattaaaccgtagcatattttttcaaaaaagaagaaaaaataaacttgctAGAATTATTATGCATCAAAAGAGTGTATTTATACTATACACACTTCTACTTGATACATCATGCACACATGAAACCTCAGTTGTCTTTGTTTTCCCGTTGACGCACACACCTCCATGACTCCGGCCACTCCTACCTTTCTGAGCTCTGTGAGTCTGCTCCTCAATCTGCCTCAGCCTCTCGATCAGCTCGTCTTTTTCTCGCTCAATTCGCTCCCTCTCTTTCTCTGCGTGCTCGcgcttcttcttctcattctccAGCTGCGCTCTGTGAAGGATTGCAAAAGAAGTTATCGTAGGATTCGCAACTGTTTGTTttccaaaagaaaagaaaaaaatgacacttgTGCTCGTGAAGAAGGGAACATGACTGAGAAAATCTGGAAGTTGGTTAATAGCTTCAAAGCTGAAGTATGAAAACCAGACACTGTCATGGGAGGCCAGGACGTATGGAGGCCTATGAAGAACTGCAAAGCCAAAGACCAACCAGTAAGTCCATGTTGTGTCTGGTCTGCCAGTGAGAACAGCAGAATGGAACAGAACAGAGTCCCCTGCTGGTTGAAGCTACCAGTCATATCctccagggttgaggtcaattacattttgaaattacaattacttcttcaattatccatggtAAATGACAAAGCAATTACGATTATGTTGACTGGCATTTtgtctaattacaattaaaattacaattattatatccaactgaattaaattacaattacattctcaattaataacgttcaattacaatgaatcacaattgtTGAGCCATTAATAAGCAAGCCCATAAAAATAAACCTTCCTCCAGTGTTCGCTTTCTTATGatctcttataataacgggTCGGTTTTGATCCAAGTcataaatcatctgtaaaatacaaaaaaaaaaatattatccatctattactttgtttttaatctctgttacctTGTTTGCCTTCCTCATACATGAAATATTGGTAatgatatttttggtgtgagcatcttagccttttttgtgtctgtatacccctcaatgtacatttttaaatagtaaaatgatcctcaagagaactaacaggaaaacttgatatgaaacatattttaataattgttaactacgtactGTATGTGCAAGCCATAGAACTAATacacggttccccagttttgcgtttaagTGACAACAGATGTAAATTAGCATTACTAACTCTTGGGCATTTACaatatgtaattgttttttttttttacatttgttcatcaatgtgcactgtccctttcaaatgaagaaaaagaaaaaaaaatacattgtaaaCGACAGTTCTTATAGAGTGTTCATGCCAGGGGCAACAGGTTTTTTTCCCATTATGATTcatattataattacatcataattggaAACTGTTTCTCAGCTCTAACTCACCTCCCTGAGCTGGatctaaggctgaacgattaattgaaTTTGCGACATTAttgcaatatcataaaacacaattttctaatcgcaaaggctgcattttttttttttttgtaataatttatttGAAGTTCGTTGagagtttgatttacctaaaaaacGACCAATTGGTTAAAGCAGATATCAGTTCTCCTTACTTTACCTGCACTTATTATGTGTGGTGTTACTGACTGGATATTAGAaatctgtttatttcatttatttagactgtcctgttaagttcagagagtgtttaagaagtgcagtcctcATGTTTACAtatttcatgaaacgtgaagttagttgaatatgttgaagaggtaaagccacagaattgtttgctttattgttgtaatctgtgctttaaaatgtatattttatatttatttgaagtttaaataaatctgaaattgtttattatgatacagatttatttattgcttgtgttcattgaaaaatacatgacaagaggcctttgaaaaaataattccatattaaattgcaatcgcaatattgaggaaaaagaTCGAAATGAGTGTATTTTcaaaaattgttcagccctagcTGGATCATCACAAGGGTATGAGATTAAAGTataagaagaaaacaaacaacttgTATTAATGGGACAGTCACCGTGATGAGAACAAAACACtgctaaaatctgaaaacaatagtgaaaagctTTTGTTATTGTGCTAGTGAAATATCAATTATAACCATCAGAAGAATTGATGTGCACCAACGTCTCATGTAGGTAAAGATAAAAGCATCTGATCAGTACCTCTCCATCTGTTTGTGATGCTTCTCCTCTCGAGCCTGAGCTTTCATTTGCTGCACCTCAATGGTGTCGGGTTTCCTCCTCCTCATGTACAGCTCATGGTTTCCCATGCACAACGCCAGGATACGCTTGTTAATCCGCAACCGGGGCGCATAAAAGATAAAGTCCTGCAACAAGTGTGAAAGTCACAGCATGTTTTCCTCTTCCCATAAGTGTGGAAATAGAAATGTTTGAATGCAAAGGACTTACTGGAGCTTTTTTGTCGATGGGCTTGATGACAAACTTCTTGTCATTAAAAGAAATATTCCTAATCTCGCTCCATGGAAAACCGATCTTTGGTGACAACCTGAGGGAAGGGCCACAATTTTTACAATTTCACCTCTTATCTATTGAAATTTGTCCCACTGCTGTACACATTTTCACCGACAGAGGGCGCCATCATAAAACAAATCTGGAGCCAACAAAGCAGTTCAGTAATTCTGTCATCTATTGTATATCAGTAGtttcaaacctttttttcttcAGGTGTGcacacactttgtttatttaactCCTGAACAACATTCAGTGACCAGGGAAGATGCAATTTTCAATAAACTAaattatcttctttttttaatctcgaGCATTAGATCAGCTTTTATGGAATTCTATATTGATGTTACCATCAGAAGAAACTGCCTCCTACACTCACACTTATGTCTATTATAAAATGATATTCAaccacataaaaataaaaaaatcattagaGATTAAAATTTCTACTTTAAAAGAACGTGTATGAGAGTTACTTGTCCTCGTGCTCGTAAATGTTGAGTCCTAGAGCGTCCACCCCGAGCCACAGCTCTGTGCCTTTCTTGTTCTTTATTTCAAAGTAGTTGACGCCGTACATTTCCAAGTCCTGAGCTATTTTCAGGTACTCCATCATTGCAtcttctctgcacacacacgaaaaattaacaataaattcAACATGAAGGTCCTAGATTACGTCTGACGTCTTTGTTATTGAAATGCTGGTTTACCTGAGCATGCTCCTGTGCTCCTCGTGCCAAGTCTGTATTCTGTCCTCCCACTGCTCCTTTGTCAGCTTGTGTTGCTCCAAAACTCTGCAGCacgcacatacacgcacacacacgcgaaACAGCAATTAATATTACTGAAGCCATATGAATTAGTTCTAATGTTGGACAccgaaaaaataaaaaggttagaGGAATCCCCCCTCAAATGAATGACAAAAAGTCcagataaaaatgtaaatacaatttATGAACTCCTTTCTTTATCAGGTTAATCATAATCActcctttgaaaaaaaatagaacattGTGTGCTTTAAATTTTGGGGGGGGTGTATAAATCTTCAAAGCACAAGGTTTTTAACTATTAACTTACTGATCAGAGGTTCATTTTCTAcacttcttaaaaaaaaattaatgtctTCTCAGTTTTggaacaaaaagcaaaaactaGAGGAAAATCCAACATTTTCTCTTGAGTAGCATCACTGCCTGctcaaaattcagttttttaataatttttgaaaatgtttctaaAATGTAACACTGtagtaggtaaaaaaaaatcaatctttTCAATAAATAGATGTATGTATTTTTACCCTCAAAGCTTGGATGTTTTCCCACTTTAGACATTCGTGTGTTTAGTCTTGTAGGATAAAGAAAGGTAAAGCTCCACCAACATATTTAATGCAACATTAATTTGAATAAAGTTGTCTAAAAAATGAACGTACCGTTGTGGCAGTAGCCGGTCAGAGGCCAGGTATCCAGGTTTGTTTAGGTCTTTGTTGTAATCGCCGTACTTGGCCTGGACTGCGTAGGAGGCCAGCAGCACGGCAGTCTCTGGAGGGCAGTAGTTCTCATCATTAAGAATGGCCTCCTTCAcctgacaacacacacacacacacacacaagtaatcAACCCTAAGGACTGAATTGCCATAAATGCACCACAAACAACCAGAAACTCCTGAAGCCATAAAGCAGAACAGCATCAGATGAGGCTCATTAACTACTGATATTGAAGCTGTAaatcacatttctgtttttaaaataatctattaCACAATGAGTAAATCCTAAGCATGCTGAATGGTGCACACTCAGTATAAAGCACATATTTGGCACCTGCAGGAAAAAGAGCTTTTGTGTGATCTCTTGGATGAGTTCTTCAGAAACATCTTCTGGGAAAAACTTTGCCCTGAACTTGAACTGAAGGGGATTTTCCTTCTTCACATCCTGCTGAGTGACCTGCATGGAACACCCAAAAATAAAACGGttacgtcagatatttatttCAGTGCATCAAAAGCTGAGAATTTCTCACCTTCTTGTTGAGTTTGAGCCACGTCACGTAACCTTTGCTGTCGGTGTACTGCAGCCCGAAGAACCACACCTCCCTCAGACCAACAGTCTTCACCacctgaaacacattttaatgggAACCTTTCACTTCTTTGAGAGGAACCTTTCATTTCTACTGCTTGTCCTGAATAGAGTTACAAGGCAATGAAACACAGAAGGAAATATCCAAAGACAGACCACGTATGATTAGGGAGAATATGCAAACTCTGTACCAGCAGATCTCAAACCTGCAACAGCTGTACAGGGAGGAAGTAAAGGCAAGTAGGGAGCAACTAAGCAGATTTCATTTAAAACGAAATTCTTAATGTTGTCtaggttttttaaaaaactgtttgaATTTGCCCAACGTGTCAGATATGTTATCAGTTCACTTATATCAGATACAGTTTTAGCTAGTTTGTTAGGTAGCCAGGTATTGGGAAATTATCAGTGTGGTAGGCAAAATGTCTGATTGAATATTGCCAGAcatcattaaaatgtaaattgacTCTCCTAAACATAAAGCTTCGTCTTTGCCCTGGAAAAAACACACTTGTTTATACAAACTTAGATGCTTTTTAAAGTAGAGAGGATGGGGATGCTCTTTTTCAAGAGCTAATATGGTTTATAGTCAATAAGGTGGTACTCAAACCATGTACAGTAATTTCCATGCTATAAagtgcactgttttattggccgcattacaataatttagtcATTTATTCAAAAATCCAGACAAATGCCACAGCATAACAtaggccgcaccctattggccgatgagggtgcccttcagacaacccggccaatcagaacgggcaggtaggcgggctattgtactcaagttaggtttcacAGAAGTAATAGTTGAAACacgaagtctcctcctcactgccccacgtctacctatcggtccatttacagctttttatggtgactttttactggaaccagactgatacacctcTTCATCCACTCTTCTTACCATGAACTACCGCagagcgatcacagcgagtcggactttgagtcagaatacggacgcgatcgcttctgaacaaattcaacgtggtgatttggcaacttcatgctgttatgctactattacaaactggctgacttttattGTAGACGGAATGGAGATGTTTTGATCTCCGCtctcagcctcagagtccagagcagCGATCagtcctgaacaaacctaatgcgttgatttaacaactttatgctgtttatcttTCTATTACAAACCggctgacttttacttcattcatgctgctgctgcagcgggCTATGTGTCTATCTCTCTCCCTCTTGACAACATTTCTCCGTgtccgctggtcctaggaacctcGTATGTTCTATGATgaggcagtgtgcatcatgacaaaatgactgatcagaatgattctgtGCGAGCAAAAACAATTTATgttaacaatttcattgttccacctgatctaatgtgacggagctcaagTTTGTGGCAGCATAAAGCTTATCAAaccgggaaaaatccacaatttagccgcgtcactgtttaagccgcagggttcatgcgtgagaaaaaagtagcggcttatcATCCGCAAATTACGGTAATTAGGTCTTACCCGCATGCACAGCTACAAATACTCAGAAATACTAACAGCACCATCTGATTGTATCAGACAAGAACATGCAAAAATGGAAGTATAAGAGTAAGAAAGATGCCATAAACATTTATTAGTCGAGATAAAGgaattactttttttctgtcacagCTCTTTGCCTTTAACCTCTTTCATTCTGTGTTGTTTGTTTAGTGTTGTAGTGTTTTACAGTGTGTGCAGTTCATGCAGCAGCGCTTTCATTTATGTGACTGTAGACCATTGTGAAACCCGAGTGTGAGCGTGCTCAGTGGACCACAGCTTAGCCATGCTGCCTCTCAGCTGACTGATACAGATCCCCGTCTTTGTGAGAGgagattgcatgttctctcctTCATAAAGTCAGTGCATAATAAACACTGTGGCCCTCATTTATCTATCTTGTGTGAAAATGGGTGCAATTTTGAGTTCAAATTTGGTCGGACAACAGGAcgtgtgattcatgaaacattcgtatttgaccaatcccagcgtccAAATGAACGGGTGTTGAGAAATCCGGCGGTTGAATTCAGTCATTAACTTGTTACGTCCTCCTGTTacagaggccccgcccacagaggtcaaacaagaaaagaagcttTACCAAGATGAAAATCGTCATCTCACATCTGCCTTCAGCCAATTTTACCTATAATTCATCATATTACCGATTAATGCAACACATTTGCTGGTCGGTAGCAGAGTTTAGTAGTGGGTTTATGCAGTATTCTGTGGAAGGAaaacctaaagagttgacccacatgagttattttaaatgattcctaggggccaatatacagcacttgaccgtatcaatgctccgaggcgaggcttccctcttgaaataccgactacgtaagtttggaggagatggaccgtctttcaccaagtcatgtgacctggagaatgcctggagaagtTTCACTTTagggcagtcacgtgaccacaggcttggctatatatagttcccacgtgacgtTCACTACAGAATTGCTAAATACCGAAGCTTGCATGAATTTGATCGAACGCACGTCGTATGCTCAGATGTGAACGTACGCACAGTTTATAAATGAGggcctgtgtgtgtatgttttggtaAGAACTGAGTTTTTCAACCATTGAGGCAAAGTGTTATtgttgaaaataatttaaaactatTTTCCCTGAAACACATTTCAGTTGATTGGTCATCCATCATTAGCCAAATTAGAAGGTAAAGTTGCATTGATAAGCAAgagtgaaaaaatgtgcattagTAAGGTGAGCATCTGTTATTTACAACCCTGTGTGCGCACGTTCATTATTGGCTCTTACAACTTGAACTAATTCAACACATTTGCAAGAACTTTCCAATGTgcaccaaatacaaaaaattgaaCTTAGAAGGACCGAAGGAAACACAAAGCCACGCACTACACATGCACAATACAAGTCCTTTATAGTAGGGTAACATGAGAAGAACGTTCGAGAGTAAGACAAAGTGAGAAAGTGAAGAGTTGagttgaggtgtgtgtgtgtgtgtgtgtgtttcactgtGGGAAAGTTGCTGCCTGAGGAGTGGATTCTactgcaattttaaaaaaaaaggctcagacagaaaaaaagctttttggATGATAGTGAGCAAAAACTTATATAAATTCACTTTTTGTTGTTCAAATTGATTCTTTAGAAACATTTAATCCACTCAGCTGTAAATTTTAACTTGCTACACTGCTACAAACAAAAAGATTAGTCacattttttggtaaaaaaaaaaaaagaaaaagaaaagtgggacaaaataaaaatattgtaaagATCAGTTACAGTACTTTGGTAAGTATTCCATGTTTTTAATAATTGCATAATTTATTGGTTATCAGTGCGAGGTACTAAAAACAGTTATTGATAATGTTATTGGACTGATTGGAAGTAATTCAATTTGGTGCATCACTCAAAAGAAAATGTTTCCACATTTTCAATGACTTGCCATCAGGAAGAAACCGAAAGCTAATGTGATGATTCTGCATAACGTGGCTATATTTATATAGTGATAAAAAAATCCTTTACAATGagaaatactgtttatttaccATTAGGCAATAATGTATACACTGTATACAATtcaagagtttaaaaaaagcaaaaaaagaaggCAAAAGATAGACCTTTCTTCCCTTTCTGTCACCTTCATTACCTCAACTAACAACCATTTATAGTGTGAGATGAAACATTAAACGCTGCCATTTTCTTCTACAGGTAGCCTGAATGTGCACACAGGCATGTGTTCACAGCCAATCAACACTTCCACCCATCTGCTGCGCATAGGAAGCTCCCAGTTAAGACAAAGACCACTTTGTGTAAGGTCTCCGCAAGTACCATCTTAAACAATGCAGCCACAACACTGGGTAAATGCATGCACTTAATCACTGTGAGGCCTTTAATTAGATAattaataaatactcaagttTACAGAGAAGAATGCAAAGTACAGCACATCCTAACAAATACaatcattgtgaaaaacatGCATGCATGTGTGCGCGCCACTGTGTTACCTGGTCGAACAGCTGTTTGCCTGTTGTGTTGGGCTGGATGGCAAACTCCAGCTCAGCATCCATGGTGGTGACACGCACATTAatctgcaaaacacacaaattatttTATAGATCTTGTAAACATGATCAAGAAACAAGGGGATGGGAGGCGCTGTTTTTTCTGCAGGCTTATTCATTACATATATTCAACAAGAGAAAATGTGTGAGGACTGGGTTTAGGTCACCAGACAAAGGGTCActgtgcatgtgtttgcacTTTAATGATTGTAGTATTTTTTCCCCTCCCACTTTTTTT
Encoded proteins:
- the LOC114454830 gene encoding radixin isoform X2 → MLSWSLPSSPTQQANSCSTRVLEQHKLTKEQWEDRIQTWHEEHRSMLREDAMMEYLKIAQDLEMYGVNYFEIKNKKGTELWLGVDALGLNIYEHEDKLSPKIGFPWSEIRNISFNDKKFVIKPIDKKAPDFIFYAPRLRINKRILALCMGNHELYMRRRKPDTIEVQQMKAQAREEKHHKQMERAQLENEKKKREHAEKERERIEREKDELIERLRQIEEQTHRAQKELEEQTRKALELEQERKRAKEEAERLERERQAAEEAKAALAQQAADQMKNQEQLAAELAEFTAKIALLEDAKRKKEEEATEWQLKALSAQDDLEKTREELKTAVTTPPAPEQDESDETNAEASAELLNDGVTGHRNEEERITEAQKNERVKKQLQALSSELAEARDDTKKTQNDMLHAENVRAGRDKYKTLRQIRQGNTKQRVDEFESM
- the LOC114454830 gene encoding radixin isoform X1, with amino-acid sequence MPKPINVRVTTMDAELEFAIQPNTTGKQLFDQVVKTVGLREVWFFGLQYTDSKGYVTWLKLNKKVTQQDVKKENPLQFKFRAKFFPEDVSEELIQEITQKLFFLQVKEAILNDENYCPPETAVLLASYAVQAKYGDYNKDLNKPGYLASDRLLPQRVLEQHKLTKEQWEDRIQTWHEEHRSMLREDAMMEYLKIAQDLEMYGVNYFEIKNKKGTELWLGVDALGLNIYEHEDKLSPKIGFPWSEIRNISFNDKKFVIKPIDKKAPDFIFYAPRLRINKRILALCMGNHELYMRRRKPDTIEVQQMKAQAREEKHHKQMERAQLENEKKKREHAEKERERIEREKDELIERLRQIEEQTHRAQKELEEQTRKALELEQERKRAKEEAERLERERQAAEEAKAALAQQAADQMKNQEQLAAELAEFTAKIALLEDAKRKKEEEATEWQLKALSAQDDLEKTREELKTAVTTPPAPEQDESDETNAEASAELLNDGVTGHRNEEERITEAQKNERVKKQLQALSSELAEARDDTKKTQNDMLHAENVRAGRDKYKTLRQIRQGNTKQRVDEFESM